In one window of Orcinus orca chromosome 17, mOrcOrc1.1, whole genome shotgun sequence DNA:
- the TMEM74 gene encoding transmembrane protein 74 codes for MELHYLAKKSSQAALCDAVDWSSGGLPRDQADAAATKAALCCQRHCTSTPRAPEREGSKLSPSPASPSPSLQDSAIQLDFLPPGLLNSGNNQITAEQKVCDCCSQELETSFTYVDENINLEQRNRRSPSAKGSKHLGDLGWGNPNEWSPEAAISLISEDEDDASSEATSSGKSVDYGFISAILFLVTGILLVIISYVVPRDVTVDPNTVPAREMERLEKESARLGAHLDRCVIAGLCLLTLGGVVLSCLLMMSMWKGELYRRDRFASSKESAKLYGSFNFRMKTSTNENTLELSLVEEDALAVQS; via the coding sequence ATGGAGCTCCACTATCTTGCTAAGAAGAGCAGCCAGGCAGCCCTGTGTGATGCTGTGGACTGGAGTTCAGGAGGGCTTCCCAGGGACCAGGCAGATGCAGCAGCCACTAAAGCTGCTCTCTGCTGCCAGAGACATTGTACGTCGACACCAAGAGCACCAGAGAGGGAAGGGTCTAAACTTAGCCCTTCTCCAGCATCCCCTTCCCCCTCACTGCAAGACAGTGCTATTCAGCTAGACTTCTTGCCACCAGGGCTTCTCAACTCAGGGAACAACCAAATAACAGCAGAACAGAAAGTCTGTGACTGCTGTAGCCAGGAATTAGAAACTTCTTTTACCTATGTGGATGAGAATATCAACCTGGAGCAAAGGAACCGGCGCTCCCCTTCAGCAAAAGGGAGTAAGCACCTGGGAGACCTTGGCTGGGGAAATCCAAATGAGTGGTCCCCCGAGGCTGCCATATCGCTGATATCCGAAGATGAAGATGATGCAAGCTCGGAAGCCACCTCTTCAGGGAAGTCAGTAGACTATGGTTTCATAAGCGCCATCTTGTTCTTGGTCACTGGCATCTTGCTGGTGATCATCTCTTACGTTGTCCCACGGGATGTGACTGTGGATCCCAACACTGTGCCGGCCCGGGAGATGGAACGTCTGGAGAAGGAGAGCGCGAGGCTGGGGGCTCACCTAGACCGCTGTGTGATTGCCGGCCTCTGCCTTCTCACGCTTGGGGGGGTCGTTCTTTCCTGTTTGCTAATGATGTCCATGTGGAAGGGGGAGCTATATCGGCGTGACAGGTTTGCCTCTTCCAAAGAGTCTGCGAAACTCTACGGTTCCTTCAACTTCAGGATGAAAACCAGCACTAATGAAAACACCCTGGAGCTGTCCTTGGTAGAGGAAGATGCTCTCGCTGTACAGAGTTAA